A DNA window from Bdellovibrio sp. BCCA contains the following coding sequences:
- a CDS encoding CCA tRNA nucleotidyltransferase gives MTSQQKPQLHEDWIDSYALRIVRSLQDSGFETYLVGGCVRDLLVGIHPKDFDIATNALPNQVRKKVPNAYVIGRRFKLVLVKRGDQQFEVATFRRNVTPEELTAMGDDTVEGDNYFGTVEEDAQRRDFTANAIFYDPVQHKLLDHCGGLQDIQDRVLRMIGDPKERFIEDPIRILRAIRLSHKLHFSIESSMRAAIAECSVELKKSVLPRRREEWLKFLRLNEPHRAFMELFDLHIMEQILPGLQSVFVDPAKMETFEIHLARINSAQIDKANPIELFAGFMLAFMKAQYGEEPWNHDELANDPKLAYFMREEMGIFKQEITIFFKALHIMQGLHRIENYSRKGERRQMAFIHNESFGLALKLAKMDYSLSGAQLAYWMQQIEKYRGGLPMKTTEEPQH, from the coding sequence ATGACATCTCAGCAAAAGCCCCAGCTCCATGAGGACTGGATCGACTCCTACGCATTAAGAATTGTCCGAAGTCTGCAAGACTCCGGGTTTGAAACCTACCTTGTGGGCGGCTGTGTTCGCGACTTGCTTGTTGGCATTCATCCCAAAGACTTTGACATCGCCACCAACGCTCTTCCTAATCAAGTTCGCAAAAAAGTTCCCAATGCCTACGTGATCGGACGTCGCTTTAAGCTGGTTCTTGTCAAACGCGGCGATCAGCAATTTGAAGTCGCTACGTTCCGCCGCAACGTCACTCCTGAAGAATTAACAGCCATGGGAGATGACACCGTCGAGGGAGACAACTACTTCGGCACTGTCGAAGAAGATGCACAACGCCGCGACTTCACGGCCAATGCAATTTTTTACGATCCCGTTCAACACAAATTGCTGGATCACTGCGGAGGTCTTCAAGACATTCAAGATCGTGTTTTGCGCATGATCGGCGATCCGAAGGAACGCTTTATCGAAGATCCAATTCGCATTTTGCGCGCGATTCGTTTGTCGCATAAGTTGCATTTTTCTATTGAGTCTTCGATGCGCGCGGCGATTGCCGAATGCAGTGTGGAGCTTAAAAAATCCGTACTTCCCCGCCGTCGCGAAGAGTGGTTGAAGTTCTTACGTTTAAACGAACCTCACCGCGCCTTCATGGAGCTTTTTGATTTGCACATCATGGAGCAAATTCTTCCTGGCTTGCAATCCGTGTTCGTAGATCCTGCAAAAATGGAGACTTTCGAAATCCATCTTGCAAGAATCAATTCCGCACAAATCGATAAAGCCAATCCGATCGAGCTTTTTGCGGGCTTTATGCTGGCATTCATGAAAGCGCAATACGGTGAAGAGCCTTGGAATCACGATGAACTTGCGAATGATCCGAAGCTTGCGTATTTCATGCGCGAAGAGATGGGTATTTTCAAACAAGAGATCACGATCTTCTTTAAAGCTTTGCACATCATGCAAGGTCTGCACAGAATCGAAAACTACTCTCGCAAAGGAGAGCGTCGTCAAATGGCATTCATTCACAATGAATCGTTTGGCCTGGCTTTGAAACTGGCGAAAATGGATTACTCTCTTTCCGGCGCACAGCTAGCGTACTGGATGCAACAAATCGAAAAATACCGAGGTGGCCTTCCAATGAAGACCACTGAGGAACCTCAACACTAA